From the Scylla paramamosain isolate STU-SP2022 chromosome 15, ASM3559412v1, whole genome shotgun sequence genome, one window contains:
- the LOC135107666 gene encoding mpv17-like protein 2 — MLRGADLFKRFVQSPARRVIKYAFDKHLFATNVTISLTLSGIGDILQQHHNIIQQQQHSWDRARTRHMTCTGVTVGALCHHWYVLLDRRLPGRSLAVVLKKLLVDQLLFSPVCLTVFFLSLGLFRGGDWSTFVSDVWQKGWRLYAAEWLVWPPAQLVNFYLLPTKFRVLYDNSISLMFDVYTSHVCYDKKIVEDD; from the exons ATGCTGCGAGGTGCTGACTTGTTCAAAAGATTTGTTCAGTCACCTGCTCGAAGGGTCATCAAGTATGCATTTGATAAACATCTTTTTGCAACAAATGTTACAATCTCACTTACATTATCAG GGATAGGTGATATACTGCAGCAGCATCATAACAtcatccagcagcagcagcactcatGGGACAGGGCTCGGACACGCCACATGACCTGCACTGGTGTGACAGTGGGTGCTCTCTGTCACCactg GTATGTGCTTCTGGACCGCCGCCTGCCGGGACGCTCACTGGCAGTAGTGTTAAAGAAACTTCTGGTAGACCAGCTGCTGTTCTCACCAGTGTGCCTCACTGTGTTCTTCCTGTCCCTGGGGTTGTTTCGGGGTGGTGACTGGAGCACCTTTGTCTCTGATGTGTGGCAAAAGGGCTGGCGGCTGTATGCAGCAGAATGGCTTGTGTGGCCACCAGCACAGCTGGTAAACTTTTATTTGCTGCCCACCAAATTCAGGGTCCTCTATGATAACTCTATCTCTCTTATGTTTGATGTTTATACCTCCCATGTCTGTTACGATAAGAAGATTGTGGAGgatgactag